A part of Melittangium boletus DSM 14713 genomic DNA contains:
- the hpf gene encoding ribosome hibernation-promoting factor, HPF/YfiA family, which produces MQLNITFRQFGSSDALKEYAKEKVERVNKYLDRAGDAHVVLSLERHLHHADITIHSGAWVLRGREKSADMYASIDLAMDKIESQLRKYKEKIKNHHGRERIHHRQELVNNFKVRHKVFELPEELRDEAAEAPAEAPSASAPATAAAPATRIVRTSEITVKPMPVDEAVMQMNLMNQDFYVFQHATTHEVCVVYRRKDDGQFGLIGVHSPPTTPSQG; this is translated from the coding sequence ATGCAGCTCAACATCACCTTTCGCCAGTTCGGTTCCTCCGATGCCCTCAAGGAGTACGCGAAAGAGAAGGTCGAGCGGGTGAACAAGTACCTGGATCGCGCTGGGGATGCGCACGTGGTGTTGTCGCTCGAGCGGCACCTGCACCACGCGGACATCACCATCCACTCGGGCGCGTGGGTGCTACGGGGCCGAGAGAAGAGCGCGGACATGTACGCGTCCATCGACCTCGCCATGGACAAGATCGAGTCCCAGCTGCGCAAGTACAAGGAGAAGATCAAGAACCACCACGGACGCGAGCGGATCCACCACCGCCAGGAGTTGGTGAACAACTTCAAGGTCCGCCACAAGGTCTTCGAGCTGCCCGAGGAGCTGCGTGACGAGGCCGCCGAGGCACCCGCCGAGGCCCCCTCGGCGAGCGCTCCCGCCACGGCCGCCGCGCCCGCGACGCGCATCGTGCGCACCTCGGAAATCACCGTGAAGCCCATGCCGGTGGACGAGGCGGTGATGCAGATGAACCTGATGAACCAGGACTTCTACGTCTTCCAGCACGCCACCACGCACGAGGTCTGCGTGGTGTACCGGCGCAAGGACGACGGGCAGTTCGGCCTCATCGGCGTGCACTCGCCGCCGACGACTCCCAGCCAGGGCTAG